A region of Flocculibacter collagenilyticus DNA encodes the following proteins:
- the nqrF gene encoding NADH:ubiquinone reductase (Na(+)-transporting) subunit F, with protein MAEIYLGVGMFTAIVLALVLIILFAKSKLVASGDIIISVNGDPDKAIKTSAGGKLLGALAESGIFVSSACGGGGSCGQCEVKVKSGGGDILPTELDHISKGEAKEGCRLACQVNVKSDMDIELPEEIFGVKKWDCEVISNDNKATFIKELKLAIPDGESVPFRAGGYIQIEAPAHHVKYADYDIPEEYRPDWERFKFFSLESKVDDETIRAYSMANYPEEEGIIMLNVRIATPPPNNLTLPCGIMSSFIWSLKQGDKVTISGPFGEFFAKDTNAEMVFVGGGAGMAPMRSHIFDQLRRLKSDRKISFWYGARSKREMFYVEDFDMLAAENENFDWHVALSDPQPEDNWDGYTGFIHNVLYDNYLKDHEAPEDCEFYMCGPPVMNAAVINMLKDLGVEDENILLDDFGG; from the coding sequence ATGGCTGAAATATATTTAGGCGTAGGTATGTTCACTGCGATCGTACTGGCTTTGGTTTTAATTATTTTATTTGCTAAATCAAAGCTAGTGGCTAGTGGTGACATTATAATTTCTGTTAATGGCGATCCTGACAAAGCAATCAAAACATCTGCGGGTGGCAAATTGTTAGGCGCGCTTGCAGAATCAGGTATCTTTGTTTCATCTGCTTGTGGTGGCGGTGGCTCTTGTGGCCAGTGTGAAGTAAAAGTAAAAAGTGGTGGTGGTGATATTCTACCTACTGAGCTTGATCACATCAGTAAAGGTGAAGCAAAAGAAGGTTGTCGCTTGGCATGTCAAGTTAACGTCAAAAGTGACATGGATATTGAGCTACCTGAAGAAATCTTTGGTGTTAAAAAGTGGGATTGTGAAGTTATCTCAAACGATAACAAAGCAACATTCATAAAAGAGCTAAAATTAGCGATCCCAGATGGTGAAAGTGTACCTTTCCGCGCTGGTGGTTATATTCAAATTGAAGCTCCGGCTCACCATGTTAAGTATGCAGATTATGATATTCCTGAAGAATATCGTCCTGACTGGGAGCGCTTTAAGTTCTTCAGTTTAGAATCTAAAGTTGACGATGAAACAATTCGTGCGTATTCAATGGCAAACTATCCTGAAGAAGAAGGGATTATTATGCTTAACGTACGTATTGCAACACCGCCGCCTAATAACTTAACACTACCTTGTGGCATCATGTCTTCATTTATTTGGAGCCTAAAACAAGGTGACAAGGTAACTATCTCAGGCCCATTTGGTGAATTCTTTGCGAAAGACACAAATGCTGAAATGGTATTTGTTGGTGGTGGTGCTGGTATGGCGCCAATGCGTTCGCACATATTTGACCAACTTCGTCGACTGAAGTCAGATCGTAAGATTAGCTTCTGGTATGGTGCACGTTCTAAACGAGAAATGTTCTATGTAGAAGATTTCGATATGCTTGCTGCTGAGAATGAAAACTTTGACTGGCATGTTGCATTATCTGACCCTCAACCGGAAGATAATTGGGATGGTTACACAGGCTTTATTCACAATGTACTTTATGATAATTATTTGAAAGATCATGAAGCACCTGAAGACTGTGAATTCTATATGTGTGGACCACCAGTGATGAATGCCGCAGTTATCAATATGCTTAAAGACTTAGGCGTTGAAGATGAAAACATCTTACTTGATGACTTCGGTGGGTAA
- a CDS encoding FAD:protein FMN transferase: MPKEVLLQGKTMGTTYSVKLYIPEEQLKSMNLYSDVDQALEKVNQQMSTYLASSEVSKFNAANEGDVVAFSKQTANVIAESIELGNLTSGALDITIEPLVNLWGFGPEGRIISAPSAQDVIEVKSQLGLDKLVLEGNTITKPNAQLTLNLNAIAKGYGVDVVAELLESKGITNYLVEVGGEMRISGKKPNGNWQIAIEKPTANERAIQRVIATGTMGIATSGDYRSYFEDNGVRYSHLIDPNTGKPINHNLVSVTVLHPSCMIADGLATAINVMGPEKGLQLAEQENIPILMVLKTADGFEERTSNAFKPYLN, from the coding sequence GTGCCTAAAGAAGTTTTACTGCAAGGTAAAACGATGGGAACTACCTATTCGGTTAAGCTTTACATTCCTGAAGAACAGCTTAAATCAATGAACTTATACTCTGATGTCGATCAGGCGCTTGAAAAGGTGAATCAGCAAATGTCGACTTACTTAGCAAGCTCAGAGGTATCCAAGTTCAATGCCGCTAATGAAGGTGACGTAGTAGCTTTTTCTAAACAAACCGCAAATGTAATTGCTGAGTCAATTGAATTAGGCAATTTAACCTCTGGAGCGTTAGATATTACCATTGAGCCACTAGTTAACTTGTGGGGATTTGGACCAGAAGGGCGAATTATTTCCGCGCCATCAGCGCAGGACGTTATTGAAGTTAAATCACAATTGGGGCTTGATAAGTTAGTACTTGAAGGTAATACAATTACTAAGCCGAATGCTCAACTTACACTGAATTTGAACGCAATTGCAAAAGGGTACGGTGTTGATGTTGTTGCTGAGCTACTAGAGTCTAAGGGAATAACCAACTATTTAGTGGAAGTGGGCGGCGAAATGCGTATTTCTGGTAAAAAGCCAAATGGTAACTGGCAAATTGCCATTGAAAAGCCTACAGCTAATGAGCGCGCAATCCAGCGGGTAATTGCAACAGGTACTATGGGCATTGCCACGTCTGGTGATTACCGCAGTTATTTTGAAGATAATGGCGTTAGGTATTCTCACTTAATCGATCCAAACACAGGGAAACCCATCAATCATAATCTTGTCTCAGTGACTGTGTTGCATCCCTCCTGTATGATTGCAGACGGGTTAGCGACCGCGATTAATGTGATGGGACCAGAAAAGGGATTGCAGTTAGCTGAACAGGAAAATATTCCTATTTTAATGGTTTTAAAAACCGCTGACGGGTTTGAAGAGCGCACGAGCAACGCTTTTAAGCCTTATTTAAATTAA
- the nqrM gene encoding (Na+)-NQR maturation NqrM: MSIFILTFAIFLIVVIAMSIGMIVQRKSISGSCGGIGAIGMDKACDCDDPCDKRKKKMAREKAWQENRIL; this comes from the coding sequence ATGTCTATTTTTATTCTAACTTTTGCGATCTTTTTAATTGTTGTTATTGCGATGTCTATTGGCATGATTGTACAGCGTAAATCTATTTCTGGAAGTTGCGGCGGTATCGGGGCAATAGGCATGGATAAAGCGTGTGACTGCGATGATCCATGTGATAAACGTAAGAAGAAAATGGCGCGAGAAAAAGCTTGGCAGGAAAATAGGATTTTATAG
- a CDS encoding YacL family protein: MEYEFLYDSITGGFHVKISSEQAVFGRWLSEEIGKSADELEKVFNVIDLANASPHQELRLIGKEFTLTLNQMEAEVTANVMQADELGDDYAEQDLYVELDGHAASCGIEDLVLLLNAWQDFIQN, encoded by the coding sequence GTGGAATACGAATTTCTTTACGACTCAATTACTGGTGGTTTTCACGTTAAGATCTCATCTGAACAAGCTGTATTTGGTCGTTGGTTGTCGGAAGAAATTGGTAAAAGCGCGGATGAGTTGGAAAAAGTGTTTAATGTGATCGACTTAGCAAACGCTAGCCCTCATCAAGAGTTGCGGTTAATTGGCAAAGAATTTACGTTAACCTTGAACCAAATGGAAGCTGAAGTAACAGCAAATGTAATGCAAGCTGATGAGCTTGGTGATGATTACGCAGAACAAGACTTATATGTAGAACTTGATGGCCATGCAGCAAGTTGTGGCATTGAAGACTTGGTGTTATTACTTAACGCTTGGCAAGATTTTATTCAAAATTAA
- a CDS encoding P-II family nitrogen regulator, producing the protein MKLVTAIIKPFKLDDVRESIAQFGIEGLTVTEVKGFGRQKGHTELYRGAEYQVDFLPKVKLEIATHDEDIDRLLEAITSAAHTGKIGDGKIFVTELEAAVRIRTGELDAEAI; encoded by the coding sequence ATGAAATTAGTTACCGCTATTATCAAGCCATTCAAACTTGACGATGTAAGAGAGTCTATTGCTCAGTTTGGGATTGAGGGGTTAACCGTAACCGAAGTGAAAGGCTTTGGACGACAGAAAGGGCACACGGAGTTATATCGAGGTGCCGAATATCAAGTTGATTTCCTCCCAAAAGTAAAATTAGAAATTGCGACTCACGATGAAGATATTGATCGTCTATTAGAAGCAATTACTTCCGCTGCACACACTGGCAAAATTGGTGACGGGAAAATATTTGTGACTGAGCTTGAAGCCGCAGTGCGAATTCGCACTGGTGAGTTAGACGCTGAAGCGATATAG
- a CDS encoding ammonium transporter has protein sequence MEQNIYQLQFALDTFYFLICGALVMWMAAGFAMLEAGLVRAKNTTEILTKNVALFAISCTMYLICGYAIMYDGGLFLSGIQSLDTASTLDKFAQREQGIEGGAIYSAASDFFFQVVFVATAMSIVSGAVAERMKLWAFLAFTVVLTGFIYPMEGSWTWGGKEVLGLYSLAEIGFSDFAGSGIVHMAGAAAALAGVLLLGPRKGKYGKNGHVYAIPGANMPLATLGTFILWMGWFGFNGGSVLKLGDIANAHSVALVFLNTNAAAAGGAIAALLVSVAWFKKADLTMVLNGALAGLVVITAEPVTPTAWQALLFGAIGGGVVVFSIIGLDKLKIDDPVGAISVHGVVGVLGLMLVPLTNANASVIGQFVGALTIFGWVFITSVVVWAVIKKVIGLRVTLEQEVEGIDNSECGVEAYPEFVTSMKMTGRNMDNSIYSELVSQGFSQPSEKDQSGLEWEQNATKI, from the coding sequence ATGGAACAAAATATTTACCAATTACAATTTGCGTTAGATACCTTTTATTTTTTAATTTGCGGTGCACTAGTGATGTGGATGGCCGCTGGTTTTGCCATGTTAGAAGCAGGGCTGGTAAGAGCAAAGAATACGACAGAAATTCTAACAAAAAATGTGGCACTGTTTGCCATCTCTTGCACTATGTATTTAATTTGTGGCTACGCCATTATGTATGATGGCGGCTTATTTTTATCAGGAATCCAGTCATTAGATACTGCATCTACGTTAGATAAATTTGCTCAACGGGAGCAGGGTATCGAAGGTGGTGCAATATACTCTGCTGCTTCTGACTTTTTCTTTCAGGTGGTTTTTGTTGCTACGGCAATGTCGATTGTTTCCGGAGCGGTGGCAGAGCGCATGAAATTGTGGGCGTTTTTAGCATTTACGGTTGTGCTTACCGGCTTTATTTATCCAATGGAAGGCAGTTGGACGTGGGGCGGAAAGGAGGTCTTAGGCTTATATAGTTTAGCTGAGATTGGATTCTCTGATTTTGCCGGCTCTGGTATTGTTCATATGGCGGGAGCTGCTGCGGCGCTTGCAGGAGTATTACTGCTTGGTCCTCGCAAAGGTAAGTATGGGAAAAATGGCCATGTATATGCTATTCCTGGCGCTAATATGCCATTGGCTACCTTGGGTACATTTATACTGTGGATGGGCTGGTTTGGTTTTAACGGTGGTTCAGTGTTAAAGCTAGGTGATATCGCCAATGCGCACTCAGTCGCTCTGGTTTTCTTAAATACTAACGCAGCAGCGGCTGGCGGAGCAATCGCAGCTTTATTGGTGAGTGTTGCTTGGTTTAAAAAGGCCGATCTTACCATGGTGTTAAACGGAGCATTAGCGGGGCTAGTGGTTATTACTGCTGAGCCTGTTACGCCAACCGCTTGGCAAGCATTACTTTTTGGTGCTATAGGTGGTGGCGTAGTTGTTTTTTCGATTATTGGTTTAGATAAGCTTAAAATTGATGACCCTGTAGGTGCGATTTCAGTACATGGTGTTGTGGGAGTGTTAGGCTTGATGTTAGTGCCACTAACTAATGCGAATGCAAGTGTTATTGGCCAGTTCGTGGGAGCACTGACTATTTTTGGCTGGGTATTTATTACCAGTGTGGTTGTATGGGCCGTTATTAAGAAAGTGATAGGGCTAAGGGTCACGCTAGAACAAGAAGTGGAAGGGATTGATAATTCAGAGTGTGGTGTAGAAGCCTATCCAGAGTTTGTGACGTCAATGAAAATGACAGGAAGAAACATGGATAACAGTATTTATTCTGAACTAGTGTCACAAGGTTTTAGCCAACCAAGCGAAAAAGATCAGTCGGGATTAGAGTGGGAACAAAATGCAACCAAAATATAA
- a CDS encoding PQQ-dependent sugar dehydrogenase has translation MQNVIKHRSIVTALIVCTVILSFFNIEAVSAKSNNKPQAAPMLDAKAFPAFKLVQVTSGLSHPWAIAFLPDNRLLVTERSGNLRIVEQGKLSAPVENVPASYVRSQGGLMDVVLHPDYKNNGWIYLTHAYGDADKNATRLFRAKLKDNALVDVQTLFTVSPMKDTPVHYGGRITFLPDNTLVLTSGDGFDYREEAQKLDNLLGKMIRLNDDGTIPTDNPFVGQAGKRDEIWSYGHRNPQGIVYDAQRKWLVSNEHGPKGGDEINIITAGKNYGWPVITYGRDYSGAIISPYTEYDGMQQPFVDWTPSIAPSSLTVYQGNMFPEINGDYLASALKYRELRWVKMQGNKVVGQASLLKDLGERIRDVNVAPDGAIYIATDSTNGKIYKLIKH, from the coding sequence ATGCAAAACGTTATAAAACACCGCTCCATTGTGACAGCCCTTATTGTGTGCACAGTGATATTAAGTTTCTTCAACATAGAAGCTGTGTCCGCAAAGTCAAACAATAAACCACAAGCCGCGCCAATGCTAGACGCAAAAGCGTTTCCTGCATTTAAACTGGTGCAGGTAACGTCTGGGCTGAGCCACCCTTGGGCAATTGCGTTTTTGCCTGATAATAGGCTGTTAGTGACGGAGCGTTCTGGCAATTTACGAATTGTCGAGCAGGGTAAATTATCGGCACCAGTCGAAAATGTGCCAGCATCGTATGTGCGTAGCCAAGGCGGTTTGATGGATGTTGTGCTTCACCCAGATTATAAAAACAATGGTTGGATTTATCTAACTCACGCATATGGCGATGCGGATAAAAATGCGACACGGTTATTTCGTGCAAAATTAAAAGATAACGCATTAGTTGATGTACAAACGTTATTTACTGTTTCTCCAATGAAAGATACCCCTGTGCATTATGGCGGGCGCATCACTTTTTTACCGGATAACACGTTGGTACTGACCTCTGGTGATGGCTTTGATTATCGCGAAGAAGCACAAAAGCTGGATAACTTACTAGGCAAGATGATCCGTTTAAATGACGATGGCACTATTCCGACAGACAATCCATTTGTAGGACAGGCTGGAAAGCGGGATGAAATTTGGAGCTATGGCCATCGTAATCCGCAGGGGATTGTGTACGACGCACAGCGTAAATGGTTGGTGTCGAACGAGCATGGTCCAAAAGGTGGTGATGAAATTAATATTATTACAGCCGGAAAAAACTATGGTTGGCCAGTTATCACTTACGGTCGTGATTATTCTGGCGCTATTATTTCACCTTACACTGAATATGATGGCATGCAGCAGCCTTTTGTGGACTGGACGCCATCAATTGCGCCATCGTCGTTAACAGTTTATCAAGGCAATATGTTTCCAGAAATAAACGGTGATTATTTAGCGAGTGCACTAAAATATAGAGAACTACGCTGGGTGAAGATGCAGGGCAATAAAGTTGTAGGCCAAGCATCACTGTTAAAAGATTTAGGTGAGCGAATTCGTGATGTAAATGTGGCACCTGATGGCGCTATTTACATTGCTACAGACAGCACCAATGGCAAAATATATAAACTAATAAAACATTAA
- a CDS encoding S-(hydroxymethyl)glutathione dehydrogenase/class III alcohol dehydrogenase, with product MITARAAVAYEAGKPLQIETIQVAPPKAGEVLVKIVATGVCHTDAFTLSGDDPEGIFPSVLGHEGGGIVMEVGAGVTSVAPGDHVIPLYTPECGECKFCKSGKTNLCQAIRATQGKGVMPDGTSRFSINGKTLYHYMGTSTFSEYTVLPEIAVAKINKTAPLDKVCLLGCGVTTGMGAVKHTAKVEPGSTVAVFGLGGIGLSVILGAQMAQAERIIAIDINEDKFEMAKKFGATECINPKDYDASIQEVIVDLTDGGVDYSFECIGNVNTMRSALECCHKGWGESVIIGVAGAGQEIATRPFQLVTGRVWRGSAFGGVKGRSQLPDYVERYLNGEFPLEDFVTHTMPLEDINRAFDLMHKGESIRSVVLFDK from the coding sequence ATGATCACAGCGCGTGCAGCCGTTGCCTATGAAGCAGGCAAGCCACTACAAATTGAAACAATTCAAGTGGCGCCACCAAAAGCGGGTGAAGTACTAGTAAAAATAGTGGCGACGGGCGTGTGTCACACCGATGCGTTTACGTTATCAGGCGATGATCCTGAGGGGATTTTTCCTAGTGTGTTAGGCCATGAAGGAGGCGGTATAGTGATGGAAGTAGGCGCTGGTGTAACAAGTGTTGCTCCTGGCGATCATGTCATTCCGTTATACACCCCAGAGTGCGGCGAATGTAAGTTTTGTAAAAGTGGCAAAACGAATCTTTGTCAGGCCATTCGTGCGACCCAAGGTAAAGGCGTTATGCCTGATGGCACGTCACGCTTTTCAATTAATGGTAAAACCCTATATCACTACATGGGCACTTCAACCTTTTCTGAATATACCGTGTTACCAGAAATCGCCGTCGCCAAAATTAATAAAACCGCACCACTAGACAAAGTGTGTTTGCTGGGGTGTGGGGTAACAACTGGCATGGGTGCGGTTAAACATACCGCGAAGGTAGAGCCAGGCTCAACGGTTGCTGTATTTGGTTTAGGTGGTATTGGTTTATCAGTTATTCTTGGTGCTCAAATGGCTCAAGCAGAGCGCATCATCGCCATTGATATTAATGAAGATAAATTTGAAATGGCGAAAAAATTTGGCGCCACCGAGTGTATTAATCCAAAAGATTATGATGCGTCAATTCAGGAAGTTATTGTTGACCTAACTGACGGTGGTGTCGATTACTCATTTGAGTGTATTGGTAACGTAAATACCATGCGTTCTGCACTTGAGTGTTGTCATAAAGGCTGGGGCGAGTCGGTTATTATTGGTGTTGCAGGAGCAGGTCAGGAAATTGCGACGAGGCCATTTCAACTCGTGACAGGGCGAGTATGGCGTGGCTCAGCATTTGGTGGAGTAAAAGGTCGTAGTCAATTACCTGATTATGTTGAACGCTACTTAAATGGTGAGTTCCCGTTAGAGGACTTCGTGACTCATACGATGCCGCTGGAAGATATTAATCGTGCGTTCGATTTAATGCACAAAGGAGAAAGCATTCGCTCGGTTGTACTATTCGATAAATAA
- the fghA gene encoding S-formylglutathione hydrolase yields the protein MSELTLVSENKCCDGKQLRYRHFSSSTQCEMTFSVFLPSGASEQNQVPVLYWLSGLTCTDENFIQKAGAQKLASQLGIAIVAPDTSPRGDEVPDVKESWDIGKGAGFYVNATQQPWSKHYNMYDYVVDELPRLIKENFPVNHKQAISGHSMGGHGALICAIKNPNNYTSVSAFAPIANPSQCPWGHKAFGLYLGDKKADWTEYDSCELIKQKGMALPMLVDQGDADEFLAEQLNFNNLQQACETAGVSAEIRMQPGYDHSYFFIASYIDEHLAFHHQYLKS from the coding sequence ATGAGCGAACTAACGTTAGTTTCAGAAAATAAGTGTTGTGATGGTAAGCAACTACGCTACCGCCATTTTTCTTCATCAACTCAATGCGAGATGACATTTTCGGTATTTTTACCTTCTGGCGCATCTGAGCAAAACCAAGTGCCTGTGCTGTATTGGTTATCAGGGTTAACATGTACCGACGAGAACTTTATACAGAAAGCGGGGGCACAAAAACTAGCATCGCAGCTGGGTATAGCGATCGTTGCTCCAGACACCTCCCCTCGTGGCGACGAGGTGCCAGATGTTAAAGAGAGTTGGGACATAGGCAAGGGCGCAGGATTTTATGTTAACGCAACACAGCAGCCTTGGTCGAAGCATTACAATATGTATGACTATGTAGTGGATGAATTGCCCCGCCTTATTAAAGAAAACTTTCCTGTTAACCATAAACAAGCGATTAGTGGTCATTCTATGGGAGGGCACGGAGCGTTAATTTGTGCCATAAAAAATCCCAACAATTATACTAGCGTGTCGGCGTTTGCACCTATTGCCAATCCCTCGCAATGCCCATGGGGACATAAAGCATTCGGGCTGTATTTAGGTGATAAAAAAGCGGACTGGACAGAATACGACAGCTGCGAGCTTATTAAGCAAAAAGGTATGGCCTTGCCAATGTTAGTTGATCAAGGTGATGCAGATGAATTTTTAGCAGAACAGTTAAACTTCAATAATTTGCAACAAGCGTGCGAAACTGCGGGAGTGAGTGCAGAAATCCGGATGCAACCTGGCTATGATCACAGTTACTTTTTTATTGCTAGTTATATTGATGAGCACTTAGCGTTTCATCATCAATATTTAAAAAGCTAA
- a CDS encoding RNA polymerase sigma factor, producing MQLSSANEAAKTHDTASDVTSSSADMNEQAPQQLEWQTMAEFLSYIEKKAYRFAEFATGGHADAIDLLQDSMIKLVTKYQDKPATEWKALFYKILQNKVRDWHRQQKVKNMLFFWRNSDDETQEEWQAPDEDGSDQPEQELVLAQQQEAVLAQIKQLPVKQQQCFLLRSWEGMSVAETAEVMGCSQGSVKTHYFRAVTKIKALLEAKHEQAI from the coding sequence ATGCAATTGAGTTCTGCTAACGAAGCAGCGAAAACACACGATACTGCAAGTGATGTAACAAGCAGTAGCGCTGACATGAATGAGCAGGCTCCGCAGCAGTTGGAGTGGCAGACCATGGCGGAGTTTTTAAGCTATATTGAAAAAAAAGCTTATCGGTTTGCCGAGTTTGCGACTGGTGGGCACGCCGATGCCATCGACTTATTGCAAGACAGCATGATTAAGTTAGTAACGAAATATCAAGACAAGCCAGCGACAGAGTGGAAAGCGTTGTTTTATAAAATTTTACAAAACAAAGTAAGAGACTGGCATCGACAGCAAAAAGTAAAAAACATGCTGTTCTTTTGGCGTAATAGTGATGATGAAACGCAAGAAGAGTGGCAAGCACCGGACGAAGATGGAAGTGATCAGCCCGAACAAGAGTTAGTACTTGCACAACAACAGGAAGCAGTGTTAGCGCAAATTAAGCAGTTACCGGTTAAGCAGCAACAGTGCTTCTTATTGCGTAGTTGGGAGGGAATGTCGGTGGCTGAAACGGCTGAGGTGATGGGCTGCTCGCAGGGAAGTGTAAAGACGCATTACTTCAGAGCAGTAACCAAAATAAAGGCGTTATTGGAGGCGAAGCATGAACAGGCCATCTAA
- a CDS encoding DUF3106 domain-containing protein, with protein sequence MSMLSRLIVLLLVLVSSLFANSVFAVEWKTLSNEQQQVLKQFSGQWDALPAAKREKLAIGAQRWIKMDAPQRNAVMERFNQWQRLSPEKQATLKHQFKKFKAMPPEKQKKLRSAMDAFKSMPADKQRNLREQYKHAKKNKSQRQHQKNKQHKQKRPRRH encoded by the coding sequence ATGAGCATGTTAAGTCGCTTAATTGTACTGCTTCTTGTATTGGTGAGTAGTTTGTTTGCTAACAGCGTATTTGCAGTTGAATGGAAGACGCTAAGTAATGAGCAGCAACAGGTATTAAAGCAGTTTTCTGGTCAATGGGACGCATTACCTGCCGCTAAGCGCGAAAAGTTGGCTATAGGTGCTCAGCGGTGGATAAAGATGGATGCGCCGCAGCGCAATGCTGTTATGGAGCGTTTTAATCAATGGCAAAGGTTATCACCAGAAAAACAAGCAACACTTAAACATCAGTTTAAAAAGTTTAAGGCGATGCCACCTGAAAAACAAAAAAAGTTACGCAGCGCAATGGATGCGTTCAAATCGATGCCTGCCGATAAACAGCGTAATTTGCGCGAACAGTATAAACATGCAAAGAAAAATAAATCGCAGCGCCAGCATCAAAAAAATAAGCAGCATAAGCAAAAACGACCTAGAAGACACTAA
- a CDS encoding MarC family protein, with product MIDFVATFIFFFAVIDPIGTVPVFIAVTKNYDDAAKRKIALFATIVSAAILLFFVVAGELILTAMGIPLAAFQIAGGIVLFLFALSMIFGESKPEEEVKLATNHNDTAIFPLAVPSIAGPGAMLAAVLLTENAKFNILEQVQTAGVMLLVLLIVYLLMLGSNFINRIIGSSGASVVSRVMGLILTAVATTNALSGIKVYFNL from the coding sequence ATGATTGATTTTGTAGCAACCTTTATTTTCTTCTTCGCAGTTATCGACCCAATTGGTACGGTACCTGTGTTTATTGCGGTGACCAAGAACTATGACGATGCCGCTAAACGTAAAATTGCATTGTTCGCTACCATTGTGTCAGCAGCTATTTTGTTATTTTTTGTGGTTGCCGGAGAGCTTATTTTAACCGCGATGGGCATTCCACTTGCTGCATTTCAAATTGCTGGTGGCATTGTCTTATTCTTATTTGCGCTTTCAATGATTTTCGGTGAAAGTAAGCCAGAAGAGGAAGTTAAACTTGCGACTAACCACAACGACACCGCCATTTTTCCATTAGCAGTACCGTCTATTGCAGGGCCGGGGGCAATGCTGGCCGCAGTTTTATTAACAGAAAATGCCAAGTTTAATATTTTAGAGCAAGTGCAAACTGCGGGTGTAATGCTGCTAGTGTTATTAATTGTTTACCTACTCATGCTAGGTTCTAACTTTATTAATCGCATCATCGGTAGTAGTGGCGCAAGTGTGGTTAGCCGAGTCATGGGATTAATTCTTACCGCTGTGGCAACCACTAATGCGCTGAGTGGTATAAAAGTCTATTTCAATTTGTAA
- a CDS encoding DUF5062 family protein, which translates to MKKMKNEKELLKKALQVGQTYAQNRQYKPFSATDSQDQKIECIYRLLVQDKLITALPAEEENGLNIKRRLAKWIAGQLPKDHPLLQ; encoded by the coding sequence ATGAAAAAAATGAAGAATGAAAAAGAGTTATTAAAAAAAGCATTACAAGTAGGGCAAACCTACGCACAAAACCGACAATATAAACCGTTTAGTGCTACTGATTCTCAAGATCAAAAAATAGAATGTATTTATCGTTTATTAGTTCAAGACAAACTCATTACAGCCTTACCCGCAGAAGAAGAAAACGGTTTGAACATTAAGCGCAGACTAGCAAAGTGGATTGCGGGACAATTACCCAAAGATCACCCTTTGTTGCAGTAA
- a CDS encoding MAPEG family protein, which translates to MLLTMFSMVLLTFAVGCITLYIRFTSVKKRDVSIKYFQLMHDNNGKQIPDIVAKTGNHFSNLFETPVLFYVAASLTLIMGVETRLALVLAWLYVGFRIMHAYIHLTYNNVLHRMCVFWLSCFCILGLWINLLLKLDGLRLF; encoded by the coding sequence ATGTTACTGACCATGTTCAGTATGGTATTACTTACCTTTGCGGTGGGCTGTATCACTCTTTATATTCGCTTCACGAGCGTTAAAAAGCGTGATGTTTCAATAAAGTATTTTCAACTTATGCATGATAATAATGGCAAGCAAATACCTGATATTGTGGCAAAAACCGGCAATCACTTTAGTAACTTATTTGAAACCCCGGTATTATTTTATGTAGCCGCATCGTTAACCTTAATTATGGGGGTAGAAACGCGTTTAGCGTTAGTGCTAGCATGGCTATATGTCGGGTTTCGCATTATGCATGCTTATATTCACCTAACTTATAACAATGTATTGCACCGTATGTGTGTTTTCTGGTTAAGCTGTTTTTGTATATTGGGTTTGTGGATTAATTTATTACTCAAATTAGATGGGCTTCGTTTATTTTAA